Proteins from a single region of Amycolatopsis sp. CA-230715:
- a CDS encoding DMT family transporter, with protein sequence MHGRDTAPGTSPLPLLALAVLATATSAPLAASAAAAPLALAFWRSGLSVLVLLPFAMRRSRAAQWTLDPAAARAAALAGLALSVHYVAWMTAAQLSTVTAATALVCTQPIWQAVIAARAGHRMPQLAWAGIGIAVAGAVVAAGSDFQTSVRALTGDLLAVLAAIAAAAYTACGERARRRLPTSTFGAISNSACCVVVLAGCLLFGTPLTGYTDATWLIIVALVVGAQLAGQTVFAHLLRTLAATAVSLAILTAMPIAAALAWLTMEQAPTVQTGLGAVVLVIGVALFLLSSLISESTLLRRARPTIPRRSSDRNTIVVHDVPPVNDSP encoded by the coding sequence ATGCACGGCCGTGACACCGCGCCGGGGACGTCGCCCCTGCCGCTGCTCGCGCTCGCCGTGCTCGCGACCGCGACGTCCGCGCCGCTGGCCGCGAGTGCCGCGGCCGCGCCGCTCGCGCTCGCCTTCTGGCGCAGCGGCCTGTCCGTGCTCGTCCTGCTCCCGTTCGCGATGCGCCGCAGCCGGGCCGCGCAGTGGACGCTCGACCCCGCGGCCGCTCGCGCGGCAGCGCTCGCCGGGCTCGCGTTGAGCGTCCACTACGTCGCCTGGATGACGGCCGCGCAACTGTCCACGGTCACGGCCGCGACCGCGCTGGTGTGCACGCAGCCGATCTGGCAAGCGGTGATCGCGGCCCGTGCCGGACACCGCATGCCTCAGCTCGCGTGGGCAGGGATCGGCATTGCCGTGGCCGGAGCCGTCGTGGCTGCCGGCTCCGATTTCCAGACCTCGGTACGAGCGTTGACCGGCGACCTCCTCGCCGTGCTCGCCGCGATCGCCGCGGCTGCGTATACCGCCTGCGGCGAGCGAGCCCGCCGGCGCCTGCCGACGAGCACATTCGGCGCGATCAGCAACAGCGCGTGCTGTGTGGTCGTGCTCGCCGGTTGTCTGCTGTTCGGCACTCCCCTGACCGGCTACACCGACGCGACCTGGCTGATCATCGTGGCTCTGGTCGTCGGCGCGCAGCTGGCGGGCCAGACAGTGTTCGCGCACTTGCTGCGCACGCTCGCCGCCACGGCGGTCAGTCTCGCGATCCTCACCGCGATGCCGATCGCCGCGGCGCTGGCCTGGCTTACCATGGAACAGGCACCCACTGTCCAAACAGGACTCGGTGCGGTGGTCTTGGTCATCGGCGTCGCCCTGTTCCTGTTGTCGTCCCTCATATCAGAATCCACCCTGCTTCGTCGCGCGCGACCAACCATTCCCCGGCGATCGTCCGACAGGAACACAATCGTGGTGCACGACGTGCCCCCTGTGAACGACTCGCCTTAG
- a CDS encoding single-stranded DNA-binding protein produces MSNPLNHGHITGRLAKDPKVFNNDDGSKKVLFTIMVDRNYKNGAGEREADAVPVEAFVSARIEGVGPYGNIHRGDLVQVAYALRMDRYMKNGGTVYDLKVKSEDIAFLESRSVTQTRLSNRAKAAEAQTKASEAEAPAATVEESPVADEQLPFGTPKPQPADVS; encoded by the coding sequence ATGTCGAACCCGCTCAACCACGGGCACATCACCGGCCGGCTCGCGAAGGACCCGAAGGTCTTCAACAACGATGACGGTTCCAAGAAGGTCTTGTTCACGATCATGGTCGACCGGAACTACAAGAACGGAGCCGGCGAGCGTGAGGCCGATGCCGTTCCCGTCGAGGCTTTCGTTTCCGCGCGGATCGAGGGGGTCGGCCCGTACGGGAACATCCACCGGGGTGATCTGGTGCAGGTAGCGTACGCACTGCGTATGGATCGCTACATGAAAAATGGTGGGACTGTCTACGACCTGAAGGTGAAGTCGGAAGACATCGCCTTCCTCGAGTCGCGGTCGGTGACCCAGACCCGCCTGAGCAACCGCGCGAAGGCCGCGGAGGCGCAGACCAAGGCCTCGGAGGCCGAAGCTCCGGCCGCCACCGTGGAGGAAAGCCCAGTCGCCGACGAGCAGCTGCCGTTCGGCACCCCCAAGCCGCAGCCGGCTGATGTGTCCTGA
- a CDS encoding TetR family transcriptional regulator — MRDTIVRVAHDLFADRGANVTLDEIAATVGITTPYLQTYFTSIDEVRAATRSLPSVSKGGDDVRPRAEPVA; from the coding sequence ATGCGGGACACCATCGTGCGGGTCGCCCACGATCTGTTCGCCGACCGTGGCGCCAACGTCACGCTCGATGAAATCGCCGCCACCGTGGGAATCACCACTCCGTATCTGCAGACCTACTTCACCTCGATCGACGAGGTACGAGCCGCAACCCGATCGCTGCCATCCGTGTCGAAAGGAGGCGACGATGTCCGCCCCCGCGCTGAACCGGTTGCCTGA
- a CDS encoding thioesterase family protein, translating to MSAPALNRLPERASDAARLLGATRTVHYTVAAEDSVQRLAHRSAEFARNPDILASARLIELCEWPCMDAVRDIIAPDECTLGAWQRQDHRAPVLIGARLVITARCVVANHPYSEWEVRVHDGHKSVARATLGFIVVDRAEFERQRMNPKIKVPASSSG from the coding sequence ATGTCCGCCCCCGCGCTGAACCGGTTGCCTGAACGCGCGAGCGATGCCGCGCGGCTGCTGGGCGCCACGCGCACGGTCCACTACACGGTCGCCGCCGAGGATTCCGTCCAGCGCCTTGCGCACCGGAGCGCGGAATTCGCGCGCAACCCGGACATCCTCGCGTCCGCTCGGCTGATCGAGCTGTGTGAATGGCCCTGTATGGACGCGGTGCGCGACATCATCGCGCCGGACGAGTGCACTCTCGGCGCCTGGCAACGTCAAGACCACCGCGCACCGGTGCTCATCGGCGCGCGCTTGGTCATCACCGCGCGCTGCGTCGTGGCCAACCACCCCTACAGCGAGTGGGAAGTCCGTGTCCACGACGGACATAAGAGCGTCGCCCGGGCCACCCTCGGCTTCATCGTGGTCGACCGGGCGGAATTCGAGCGGCAGCGGATGAATCCCAAGATCAAGGTCCCCGCCAGCTCCAGCGGATGA